A section of the Glandiceps talaboti chromosome 8, keGlaTala1.1, whole genome shotgun sequence genome encodes:
- the LOC144439178 gene encoding vascular endothelial growth factor receptor 1-like yields the protein MCFVDSGNEIQVVKTSPERIRFGSSHHRSVPYLSVTEDRISITNGETLEITCHSQSDIDWKYPELKNNDINFRLTTVTTQRTDRGDEKNYTNVLTVVNTTYLDSGRYRCELKNSKDYQPENETTAEIYVFVKSGRSGELLLPAERLSYKIFADWSFTIPCRVSDPTTTVILRNSRGHVTVDGDMVRYDPARGFIIRDGGIPEYNGLCTCKANLNGVTQSVRYLLIYEADAPIPQPMIEKSKPEVVQGEHFHRTCIVDAPLSVTMMFEWAFPGQQNSNNTFITDNSARKEETRTFRRFYSELEVRNARFDNEGYYNCTAVNYKGRTTVSSHVKVLETGYIEIQPMRREYTIMEEKGVKYAKIVFTVKAYPKAKFLWFKDGEPISSKNSTFTLLENEDQRKLLIDEVTEEHQGNYTLVGTNDDGLNVEESIQFVVIDRPQITIKQIPLPTETNPPLFRQKESYRLDCEASGQPVPTVTWLWKPCTELEDCKKSFSNFNQWNPISSPDTPSIPGFHYVENVRPGKSSLHITAAVQPGWYRCVASSPPFPNNVTEDVEFKLTDVEDGLSISADPNPAVETIPVNITCQANKYAYRNIEWSRRIDENESRYFIQELTKDIMINETETEYSHVSTLILLSPQQNDSGSYDCTVTKRRGQDDDATQKAVQMISYDLQVNAISKPTIIKHLKQQDVSATIGSFSLVCQASSILEPVITWYKNDEWIENNDISEVEGEMVTSTLTIRRITMHDTGVYTCKATNAGGYVNSSAYIDIWKKPTVDIQPKNTYTHENENITLRCLVSGNPKPVVEWGKRINSTYVMTIPKKLYTTFTMKSFSVESNLHLIQIKAPEMGTYRCFATNILATQWNDSSIEVARAYQEQRSGTVPLSDSQIHMLAMLGGAIAVALVVIIIVIITLRRYRQRNYHGDVKEMSFPPIIEDGVEVGLEEACEKVPYDEGWEFPKERLRIGQTIGKGAFGRVVKAAAWGVNGSSDVTTVAVKMLKEDASESETRALWMELKILIHIGQHLNIVNLLGACTTDCLYLIIEYCKHGNLCEYLRTRRDSFVLGPISTPSSTSPSSDQDNYDDVFEYKEYPISLHDLTCFGFQVARGMEFLASKRVIHRDLAARNILVAENNVVKICDFGLSRDVYDDPNYITKGSCRLPIKWMAPESIMDDKVFTTQSDVWSFGILLWEIFSLGATPYPGLQIDEHFFERMRSGYKMRCPELAPQEIYQVMGDCWCLVPKMRPTFHQLAEILGGFLEDNTRQEYIDLSDAYEKRNSCAFAYTDLLNEEVTEYQPLMLNSKTRNGSEVRGSGLYLEPITGRVNGISMTTFPANENDEAYTDCATEVCPLSQNSNSFITKGSNQNEESVSSDTSSGFHSEGCTNELQSPNITESDPPPEYNEVVEAETCFTNSV from the exons ATGTGTTTTGTAGATAGTGGTAATGAGATACAGGTTGTCAAAACATCACCAGAAAGAATCAGATTTG gTTCTTCACATCACCGATCGGTGCCATATCTCAGCGTCACAGAAGATCGCATCTCAATCACAAATGGAGAGACTCTTGAGATAACATGTCACAGTCAATCAGACATTGATTGGAAATACCCAGAATTAAAAAACAATGATATTAATTTTCGCCTTACAACAGTTACCACACAACGGACGGATAGAGgtgatgaaaaaaattataccaATGTACTGACTGTGGTAAACACCACTTACTTAGATTCAGGACGATACCGATGTGAACTGAAAAACTCAAAAGATTACCAACCCGAAAATGAGACAACAGCTGAGATCTATGTCTTTGTTAAGAGTGGAA GATCTGGAGAATTGCTTTTACCTGCTGAAAGACTGTCATATAAAATCTTTGCCGACTGGTCATTTACGATACCATGTCGTGTAAGTGATCCAACAACCACTGTCATATTGAGAAATAGCCGAGGACACGTAACAGTTGATGGAGATATGGTTAGGTATGATCCAGCTAGAGGTTTCATTATCAGAGATGGAGGAATACCTGAATATAATGGGCTTTGTACATGCAAAGCTAACTTGAATGGTGTGACACAGTCTGTGCGCTATTTGTTGATATATGAAG CTGATGCACCCATTCCACAACCAATGATTGAGAAGAGTAAACCTGAAGTGGTACAGGGGGAACATTTCCATAGGACTTGTATAGTGGATGCACCACTAAGTGTCACAATGATGTTTGAATGGGCTTTCCCAGGACAGCAA AATTCTAACAACACATTTATAACTGATAATTCAGCAAGAAAAGAAGAAACAAGAACTTTTCGACGATTTTATTCCGAGCTGGAAGTAAGAAATGCCAGATTTGACAATGAGGGTTATTACAACTGTACTGCTGTGAACTACAAAGGAAGAACTACAGTTTCATCCCATGTCAAAGTTTTAG AAACTGGTTACATTGAAATCCAACCGATGCGAAGAGAGTACACGATAATGGAAGAGAAGGGAGTCAAATATGCTAAGATTGTATTCACTGTCAAGGCTTACCCTAAAGCCAAATTTTTGTGGTTTAAAGATGGTGAACCGATTAGTTCCAAAAATTCTACTTTTACGCTTTTGGAGAATGAAGATCAAAGAAAGTTGCTGATAGATGAAGTAACTGAAGAACACCAAGGCAACTATACACTTGTTGGAACTAATGACGATGGACTGAATGTGGAAGAAAGTATACAGTTTGTTGTCATTG ACCGTCCCCAAATCACCATCAAGCAAATCCCACTTCCGACTGAAACGAATCCACCATTGTTTAGGCAGAAAGAAAGTTACAGGCTGGACTGTGAAGCCAGTGGTCAACCTGTTCCCACGGTAACGTGGCTATGGAAACCATGCACTGAGTTAGAGGATTGCAAAAAGTCGTTTTCAAACTTCAACCAATGGAATCCTATCTCTAGCCCAGATACGCCCTCTATACCAGGATTTCACTACGTAGAAAACGTCAGACCTGGTAAAAGCAGTCTACACATCACAGCAGCCGTCCAACCAGGGTGGTATCGCTGTGTTGCCTCCTCTCCACCCTTCCCAAATAATGTCACAGAAGATGTTGAGTTTAAATTAACGG acGTAGAAGATGGCTTATCTATATCTGCTGATCCTAACCCTGCTGTTGAAACAATACCAGTCAATATAACCTGTCAAGCCAATAAATATGCCTATAGAAACATCGAATGGAGTCGGCGTATCGATGAAAACGAGTCTCGCTACTTCATACAAGAGTTGACAAAGGACATCATGATCAATGAAACAGAAACTGAGTACTCACACGTCTCCACTCTGATTTTACTGTCACCTCAACAAAACGATTCTGGATCGTATGACTGTACGGTGACTAAAAGGAGGGGACAAGATGATGATGCAACACAGAAAGCTGTTCAAATGATATCTTACGATCTTCAAGTTAATG CAATCAGCAAACCAACCATAATCAAGCATTTAAAACAACAGGATGTATCGGCCACCATTGGAAGTTTTAGTCTAGTGTGCCAAGCCAGCAGTATTCTTGAACCAGTCATCACTTGGTATAAAAACGATGAATGGATAGAGAATAACGATATCAGTGAAGTGGAAGGTGAAATGGTGACATCAACTCTGACTATCCGTAGAATCACCATGCACGATACCGGGGTTTATACATGCAAAGCTACCAATGCAGGAGGATATGTCAATAGCAGTGCTTATATTGATATATGGA AGAAACCCACAGTGGACATTCAACCTAAAAATACCTACACTCACGAAAACGAAAACATAACACTTAGATGTCTGGTGTCAGGAAATCCGAAACCAGTGGTAGAATGGGGTAAAAGAATCAACTCTACCTATGTCATGACTATACCCAAGAAACTGTACACTACATTTACTATGAAATCTTTCTCTGTGGAAAGTAATCTACATCTAATACAAATCAAGGCACCTGAGATGGGAACGTATCGATGCTTTGCTACAAATATTTTGGCAACACAGTGGAATGATAGCAGCATAGAAGTTG cTCGAGCATACCAAGAACAAAGATCAGGTACTGTTCCACTGTCAGATAGCCAGATTCATATGTTGGCAATGCTTGGTGGCGCTATAGCTGTGGCTCTTGTGgtcattattattgttatcataaCATTGAGGAGATACAGACAG AGGAATTACCATGGCGATGTCAAAGAAATGTCCTTCCCACCCATCATCGAGGATGGCGTGGAGGTAGGACTTGAGGAAGCCTGTGAGAAAGTACCATATGATGAAGGATGGGAATTTCCCAAGGAAAGACTGAGGATTGGGCAAACTATAGGGAAAGGTGCATTTGGTCGAGTTGTGAAAGCAGCAGCATGGGGAGTGAATGGTTCATCTGATGTTACTACTGTTGCTGTCAAAATGCTTAAAG AGGATGCATCAGAGAGTGAGACGAGAGCTTTGTGGATGGAACTCAAGATATTGATTCATATTGGTCAGCACTTGAACATTGTCAACTTGCTTGGAGCGTGTACCACTGATT gtCTGTATTTGATTATTGAGTATTGTAAGCATGGTAACCTGTGTGAGTATCTACGTACACGACGTGATAGCTTTGTGTTAGGACCCATATCAACACCCAGTAGTACCAGTCCGTCATCCGACCAAGACAATTATGATGATGTGTTTGAATATAAAGAATATCCTATAAGTTTACATGACCTGACATGTTTTGGTTTCCAAGTGGCAAGGGGCATGGAATTCCTGGCATCTAAGAGG GTGATTCACCGAGATCTAGCTGCACGCAATATACTGGTAGCAGAAAATAACGTTGTCAAAATTTGTGACTTTGGTCTCTCAAGAGATGTCTACGATGACCCTAACTACATAACTAAAGGATCG tgtcGGTTACCAATCAAGTGGATGGCTCCAGAATCTATCATGGATGACAAAGTTTTCACAACACAAAGTGACGT GTGGTCATTTGGTATCCTACTGTGGGAGATTTTCTCACTTGGTGCAACTCCATACCCAGGATTGCAGATTGATGAACATTTCTTTGAAAGAATGCGAAGTGGTTACAAAATGAGATGTCCTGAACTTGCCCCCCAAGAAAT TTATCAAGTAATGGGAGATTGTTGGTGTTTGGTTCCTAAAATGAGACCCACTTTCCATCAGTTAGCAGAAATCCTGGGTGGTTTTCTTGAAGACAACACCAGACAA GAATACATTGACTTAAGCGACGCGTATGAAAAAAGAAACTCTTGTGCCTTTGCATACACCGATCTGTTGAATGAAGAAGTCACTGAATACCAACCACTGATGTTGAATTCCAAAACTAGAAATGGGTCTGAAGTTAGAGGTTCAGGATTATATTTAGAGCCTATCACGGGGCGAGTGAACGGTATTTCCATGACGACATTCCCAGCGAATGAGAACGATGAAGCGTACACAGACTGTGCAACTGAAGTTTGTCCATTGAGCCAAAATTCAAACAGCTTTATCACGAAAGGTAGCAATCAAAATGAAGAATCTGTGTCATCGGACACGTCCAGTGGTTTCCATTCTGAAGGATGCACAAATGAATTACAAAGTCCTAACATTACAGAAAGCGACCCTCCACCTGAATACAATGAAGTTGTGGAAGCAGAAACATGTTTTACAAATTCTGTCTGA